One genomic region from Moritella sp. F3 encodes:
- a CDS encoding ABC transporter permease: protein MKQNPMNLNRWQTFKYNKRGYWSLWLFSGLFLFSLCAEFIANDKPLLVRYNDSYYLPILYDYSELEFGGELDILADYRDEYIQEIILEQGDIWWPLIPFSYDTFNYDLTVPAPSAPDVNNLLGTDDQSRDVLARLIYGFRISVLFALTLTIFSSIIGVIVGATQGYFGGRVDLYGQRFIEIWSGLPMLFLLIILASLVQPNFWWLLGIMLLFSWMALVDVVRAEFLRGRHLEYVIAAKALGQSHRAIMFKHILPNAMVATMTFMPFIFTGALTTLTSLDFLGFGLEVGSPSLGELIKQGKNNLQAPWLGITAFVSMGVILVLLVFIGEAARDAFDPRKGAS from the coding sequence ATAAAACAAAATCCGATGAACCTAAATCGTTGGCAGACCTTTAAATATAATAAACGTGGTTATTGGTCGTTATGGCTGTTTAGCGGATTATTTTTATTTAGTTTATGCGCAGAGTTTATTGCCAATGATAAGCCGTTGTTAGTGCGTTACAACGACAGTTATTACTTACCCATTTTATATGATTATAGCGAACTGGAATTCGGTGGTGAGCTGGACATTCTCGCAGATTACCGTGATGAATATATCCAAGAAATTATTCTCGAGCAGGGGGATATATGGTGGCCGTTGATCCCGTTTAGTTATGATACTTTTAATTATGACTTAACTGTCCCAGCGCCTTCGGCACCCGATGTAAACAACTTATTAGGCACGGACGATCAAAGTCGTGATGTGCTCGCGCGGCTTATTTATGGTTTTCGTATCTCGGTATTGTTTGCGTTAACCTTGACGATATTTAGCTCTATCATCGGGGTTATTGTTGGCGCGACGCAAGGCTATTTTGGTGGTCGAGTCGATCTGTATGGGCAACGTTTTATCGAGATATGGTCAGGCTTACCTATGCTATTTTTGTTAATTATTTTAGCCAGCTTAGTGCAACCTAATTTTTGGTGGTTATTGGGTATCATGTTGTTATTTAGCTGGATGGCTCTGGTCGATGTGGTACGCGCTGAGTTTTTACGTGGACGTCATTTAGAGTATGTCATTGCAGCGAAAGCTTTAGGTCAATCCCATCGCGCAATTATGTTTAAGCATATTCTGCCTAATGCCATGGTGGCGACGATGACCTTTATGCCATTTATTTTTACCGGAGCATTGACCACGTTAACCTCGCTGGACTTTCTTGGTTTTGGTCTCGAAGTGGGCTCTCCGTCGTTAGGTGAATTAATTAAGCAGGGTAAAAATAACCTGCAAGCGCCTTGGTTAGGTATTACGGCGTTTGTGTCCATGGGCGTGATTTTGGTATTACTGGTGTTTATTGGTGAGGCGGCACGCGATGCGTTTGATCCGCGTAAAGGAGCGTCATGA
- the hpf gene encoding ribosome hibernation-promoting factor, HPF/YfiA family translates to MTFEITSKEIKVTAPMHEKLAMKYAKLERFNIPMINPHVTISKDKNNIKKIEASIHLPQGQLLAVSEGEDLYAAITILGQKLERQLNKYSEKHSAHKSGKEQCRAGVISGEELPVEKISDDELELAEY, encoded by the coding sequence ATGACATTTGAAATAACCAGTAAAGAAATCAAAGTTACGGCTCCTATGCACGAAAAACTTGCGATGAAATATGCGAAGCTAGAACGCTTTAATATTCCAATGATTAACCCGCACGTAACGATCAGTAAAGACAAGAATAACATTAAAAAAATTGAGGCTAGCATTCATCTTCCTCAAGGCCAACTACTCGCAGTTTCTGAAGGAGAAGATCTTTACGCTGCAATTACGATTTTAGGCCAAAAGCTAGAGCGTCAATTAAATAAATACAGCGAAAAACACTCAGCGCATAAAAGCGGTAAAGAGCAGTGTCGTGCAGGTGTCATCAGCGGTGAAGAACTACCTGTTGAAAAGATTTCTGACGACGAGTTAGAACTCGCAGAATATTAA
- the tyrA gene encoding bifunctional chorismate mutase/prephenate dehydrogenase, which translates to MKLDPLGKLRDKIDDVDQQLVDLLAQRIALVAEVGEIKSEHGLPIYVPERETAMLEKRREEAESKGVPGDLIEDVLRRVMRESYASEKDSGFKTVKPELGRVVVIGGAGKLGMLFVRMFRLSGYQVDILEQGDWDKADALFANAGLVVVSVPINLTETIIAKLSRLPKDCVLADITSIKSKPLQAMLNAHQGPVVGLHPMFGPDVGNLAKQVIVCCDGRGKDQYQWLLEQMQIWGARIYDVDAKQHDEAMTLIQALRHFTTFVYGAHLAEENPDIQQLLDLSSPIYRLELAMVGRLFAQDPTLYADIILASDNNIAMIRRYAERFMQAADMLERKDKDGFIRSFETVSDWFGDYSTQFLQESRNLLLQANDNRQFFGVES; encoded by the coding sequence GTGAAACTGGATCCGTTAGGTAAATTAAGAGATAAAATCGATGATGTTGACCAGCAGTTGGTTGACTTACTCGCACAGCGCATCGCATTAGTGGCGGAAGTCGGAGAGATAAAAAGTGAGCATGGCTTACCTATTTATGTCCCTGAACGTGAAACTGCGATGTTAGAAAAACGACGCGAGGAAGCCGAAAGCAAAGGCGTTCCTGGTGACCTGATTGAAGATGTATTACGCCGTGTCATGCGCGAGTCGTATGCGTCTGAAAAAGATTCCGGTTTCAAAACCGTGAAACCGGAATTGGGTCGTGTTGTGGTGATCGGTGGTGCGGGTAAATTGGGTATGTTGTTTGTACGCATGTTCCGTTTGTCTGGTTATCAGGTTGATATTCTTGAGCAGGGCGACTGGGATAAGGCGGATGCGTTATTTGCTAATGCTGGGCTGGTGGTTGTCTCTGTACCGATTAATCTAACCGAAACTATTATTGCTAAGTTAAGCCGTTTACCAAAAGATTGTGTATTGGCCGATATTACCAGTATTAAGAGTAAACCGTTGCAAGCGATGCTTAACGCCCATCAAGGTCCTGTTGTTGGTTTACATCCAATGTTTGGTCCTGATGTAGGGAATTTAGCTAAGCAGGTTATAGTTTGCTGTGATGGCCGTGGTAAAGATCAATACCAATGGTTGTTAGAGCAAATGCAGATCTGGGGCGCGCGTATATATGACGTTGACGCTAAGCAACATGATGAAGCGATGACGCTGATCCAAGCATTACGTCACTTTACGACGTTTGTTTATGGGGCGCATCTCGCGGAAGAGAACCCAGATATTCAGCAGTTACTGGATCTGAGCTCTCCGATTTATCGCTTAGAATTAGCGATGGTCGGGCGTCTTTTTGCACAGGATCCAACCTTGTATGCAGATATTATTTTAGCGTCAGACAATAATATTGCCATGATCCGTCGTTATGCAGAACGCTTTATGCAAGCCGCTGACATGTTAGAGCGTAAGGATAAAGATGGTTTTATCCGTTCGTTTGAAACGGTATCTGATTGGTTTGGTGACTATTCAACGCAGTTCTTGCAAGAAAGCCGCAACTTGTTGCTACAAGCTAATGATAATCGCCAATTCTTTGGTGTTGAAAGCTAA
- a CDS encoding extracellular solute-binding protein yields MNKLLRIALLSLSSLLFTQPVFAAPNTSEPLRRAISMHGEPVYGPHFTHFNYVNLNASRAGSLRRAAMGSFDNFNAYIVKGVAADGTSYLFDTLMQQSSDEAFTLYALVAEFIEVPDDRSWVRFHLNPNARFSDGSALTAADVKFTFDVLMEKGVPQLRAQYKEVTKVEVESKSVIKFSFKDNKNKELALILAQLPVFSEKDWQGKDFAKATLNVPLGSGPYTIKSFDAGRSIDYQRNENYWAKDLPVNRGRYNFKHVIFDYYKDGSIAFEAFKAGEVDFRAENISKQWATGYQGKQFTSGNIIKEEIQHQNPQGMQAFWFNLRKDKFKDPNVRKALGLMFDFEWTNKTLFYGAYKRSESFFSNSELAARGIPEGDELALLTPFKAQLPPALFTQAYTLDKTKGNGRVRKQQRQAIRLLKQAGWTLKSGKMVDANGKQLSLEFLVYSPSFERVIQPFRKNLQRIGVASEIRIVDVSQYINRLNSFDFDIYTLIQAQSLSPGNEQLSMWGSEFANVPGTLNRIGLEDPVVDALVTEVINATDRENLVTAARALDRVLLWKNLVIPQWHISSYRVAYWQQIQRPEKLPKYGLAIDSWWQETDTINGQGASRQSSTRGLSTSRQDN; encoded by the coding sequence ATGAATAAACTGCTCCGAATCGCATTACTATCTCTCAGTTCATTGTTATTTACGCAACCAGTCTTCGCGGCACCGAACACGAGTGAACCACTACGACGTGCAATTTCTATGCATGGCGAACCTGTCTATGGGCCCCATTTTACTCATTTTAATTATGTTAATTTAAATGCCTCTCGTGCAGGATCTTTACGCCGAGCAGCAATGGGTAGCTTTGATAATTTTAATGCTTATATCGTTAAAGGCGTTGCTGCTGATGGCACTAGCTATCTGTTTGATACCTTGATGCAACAAAGTAGTGATGAAGCGTTTACTTTATATGCTTTAGTCGCTGAATTTATTGAAGTACCGGACGATCGCAGTTGGGTGCGCTTTCACTTAAACCCCAACGCTCGTTTTTCTGATGGCAGTGCGTTAACTGCAGCTGATGTGAAGTTCACTTTTGATGTATTGATGGAAAAAGGCGTACCGCAATTGCGTGCGCAATACAAAGAAGTTACTAAGGTCGAAGTCGAAAGTAAATCTGTTATTAAATTTAGTTTTAAAGACAACAAGAATAAAGAACTGGCTTTGATTTTGGCACAGTTGCCGGTATTTTCAGAGAAAGATTGGCAAGGTAAAGATTTTGCTAAGGCCACGTTAAATGTCCCTCTTGGCTCTGGGCCATACACCATAAAATCATTTGATGCTGGGCGTAGTATTGATTATCAACGCAATGAAAATTACTGGGCGAAGGACTTACCGGTCAATCGTGGACGTTATAATTTCAAGCATGTTATTTTTGATTATTACAAAGATGGCAGCATTGCTTTTGAAGCATTTAAAGCCGGAGAAGTTGATTTTAGAGCCGAAAATATCTCCAAACAATGGGCGACGGGTTATCAGGGGAAGCAATTTACCTCGGGTAACATTATCAAAGAAGAGATCCAGCATCAGAACCCACAAGGCATGCAGGCATTTTGGTTTAATCTGCGTAAAGATAAGTTTAAAGATCCCAATGTGCGTAAAGCATTGGGGTTAATGTTTGATTTTGAGTGGACGAATAAAACATTATTTTATGGTGCTTATAAGCGTTCAGAGAGTTTCTTTAGTAATTCCGAATTGGCGGCAAGGGGTATTCCTGAAGGCGATGAATTAGCCCTGCTTACGCCGTTTAAAGCACAATTACCTCCAGCGCTATTCACCCAAGCATATACATTAGATAAAACCAAAGGTAATGGCCGCGTACGGAAACAGCAGCGCCAAGCTATCCGTTTATTGAAGCAAGCGGGTTGGACATTAAAATCAGGCAAGATGGTCGACGCGAATGGAAAACAATTAAGTTTGGAATTCTTGGTGTATAGCCCGTCATTTGAACGTGTTATTCAACCATTTCGTAAAAATTTACAGCGTATTGGTGTGGCGTCTGAGATCCGTATTGTCGATGTATCACAGTATATCAATCGTTTAAATAGTTTTGATTTTGATATCTACACCTTGATTCAAGCGCAAAGTTTATCGCCGGGTAATGAACAGTTGAGTATGTGGGGCAGTGAATTTGCCAATGTACCAGGCACACTTAATCGTATCGGTTTAGAAGATCCCGTGGTGGATGCGCTGGTGACAGAGGTGATTAATGCCACGGACCGTGAAAACTTAGTGACTGCCGCGAGAGCGCTTGACCGTGTATTGCTATGGAAAAACCTTGTGATCCCGCAATGGCATATCAGCAGTTATCGGGTTGCTTATTGGCAGCAGATACAACGTCCCGAAAAATTACCTAAGTACGGCTTAGCCATCGATAGTTGGTGGCAAGAGACTGATACTATTAATGGGCAAGGGGCTAGCAGGCAGAGCAGTACTCGAGGATTGAGTACTAGCAGACAGGACAATTAA
- a CDS encoding ABC transporter ATP-binding protein, protein MKVLDINDLSVSFGPHEVVKHVSFSIEKGKTFALVGESGSGKSVTALSILQLLPFPAAHYPSGCIKLMDKEVIGKNHAVMQSLRGNSASMIFQEPMTSLNPLHTIEKQISEILFLHQGLNKKAAHSRCLELLALVAIPQPENRLNSYPHELSGGQRQRVMIAMALANEPDLLIADEPTTALDVTVQLQILELLKSLQAKLGMAILMITHDLNIVRHLADDVAVMQHCEIVESGSVERIFTDPQHDYTKTLLDAEPQRDIPALISSEPLLKVNDFKVWFPLKKGLLQRTYDHVKAVDGVSLQLHQGETLGIVGESGSGKSTLVRGLLRLINSEGDIYYNGTNLQGLDLTAMRVYRQSLQIVFQDPFGSLSPRMSVRQIISEGLEVQGQHSDAEIETAIQQALVDVALPTSSLDRYPHQFSGGQRQRIAIARALVLKPKILILDEPTSALDRTVQKQILDLLCQLQQQHQLSYIFITHDLSVVRAVSHRVLVLKAGKVVEEGETESVFNQPLQPYTQALLSAAMCFS, encoded by the coding sequence ATGAAGGTATTGGACATAAATGATTTATCGGTGAGCTTTGGCCCGCATGAGGTTGTTAAGCATGTGTCTTTTTCGATTGAAAAAGGTAAAACATTCGCCCTCGTTGGTGAAAGTGGTTCGGGTAAATCAGTCACCGCATTATCTATTTTACAATTACTGCCGTTTCCGGCCGCGCACTATCCATCAGGCTGTATTAAGTTAATGGATAAAGAAGTGATTGGCAAAAACCATGCCGTCATGCAATCGTTACGTGGTAATAGTGCCAGTATGATATTTCAAGAACCGATGACGTCGTTAAACCCGCTGCATACCATTGAAAAACAAATATCTGAAATACTTTTCCTACATCAGGGGTTAAATAAAAAGGCAGCACATTCTCGTTGTTTGGAATTGTTAGCATTAGTGGCAATTCCCCAACCTGAAAACCGCTTAAACTCTTATCCGCATGAATTATCTGGTGGTCAACGTCAACGTGTGATGATTGCGATGGCGTTAGCCAATGAACCGGACTTATTAATCGCCGATGAACCCACCACTGCCCTGGATGTGACGGTGCAATTACAAATTTTGGAATTGCTAAAATCATTACAAGCTAAGCTCGGTATGGCGATACTAATGATCACTCATGATCTTAATATTGTGCGACATTTAGCGGATGATGTGGCGGTTATGCAGCACTGTGAAATTGTTGAATCGGGGAGCGTCGAGCGTATTTTTACGGACCCGCAGCATGACTATACTAAGACCTTGTTAGATGCAGAACCACAACGTGACATACCTGCGTTGATAAGCTCGGAACCGTTATTAAAGGTCAATGACTTTAAGGTATGGTTCCCGTTAAAAAAAGGCTTGCTACAGCGTACTTATGACCATGTTAAAGCGGTTGATGGGGTATCACTGCAATTACATCAAGGGGAGACCTTGGGGATTGTCGGTGAAAGTGGTTCAGGTAAAAGCACCTTAGTACGAGGGTTACTGCGGTTAATTAATAGCGAAGGTGATATTTATTATAACGGTACTAATTTGCAGGGGCTAGATTTAACAGCTATGCGGGTATACCGTCAGTCACTACAAATCGTATTTCAAGATCCGTTTGGTAGCTTAAGTCCGCGTATGTCTGTACGGCAGATCATCAGTGAAGGTTTAGAGGTGCAAGGTCAACATAGCGATGCTGAAATTGAAACTGCCATTCAACAAGCTTTAGTGGATGTTGCTTTACCTACGTCTTCTTTAGATCGCTACCCACATCAATTTTCGGGTGGTCAGCGCCAGCGTATTGCTATCGCGCGGGCGTTAGTATTAAAACCGAAGATCTTGATTTTAGATGAACCGACATCAGCATTGGATCGCACCGTCCAAAAGCAAATATTAGATTTATTGTGCCAACTACAGCAACAGCATCAGCTTAGCTATATTTTTATTACCCACGACTTGAGTGTTGTTAGAGCGGTAAGCCACCGTGTGTTAGTGCTTAAAGCAGGTAAAGTGGTTGAAGAGGGCGAAACAGAATCAGTGTTTAATCAGCCCCTGCAGCCTTATACTCAAGCATTGTTATCCGCTGCTATGTGCTTTAGTTAG
- a CDS encoding bifunctional diguanylate cyclase/phosphodiesterase: MSDKCNITSPHAESVVEAAGLNQVLLQLTVIDWCGSDEFVGFIDDVVKATIKSLTLKSVEIHIFGDTFAELTSLLPQHLTQTHQNNNFDVSELSQLHSDHDVVRIIAKDDFLKTLNLVVPLFNNNICIGVMYFNGIIESDVPAPHTLSFCRAIAALIQRNFRLMDNELRYGLSMLSASQSQDEFHRLAFFDSLTGLANRRLLNQTIEAEYLLAKNNDVVGALLFIDLDFFKAINDSLGHAVGDGILVEVAERLKEIPRAEDFIARLGGDEFVILLPGLSENPMHAEQHANLLAEQLIDRISEPYLYKGQSLYIGASIGVTLFPSKGQQADDLLQQADTAMYQAKSNGRKKVSFFDITMQRKADKRLHIYNCLKSAIAKNELFLHYQPQHMVQSGEIIGVEALVRWHLDGKKLISPAEFIPIAEETDLIIDIGIWVLQAACRQFVEWRSQGIDVPQLSVNVSTRQFHDQNFVDSILMVLDETGMDPMQLNLEITESVVIEHAEEAIRTMTDLKNVGVSFAIDDFGAGYSSLSYLKRLPANELKIDRSFIQNIPLNVSDMAIVEAVLAMAKHMGFNVTAEGVESRQQLEFLQRQECSFYQGFYASKPLSAEHLALYIKRLQG; the protein is encoded by the coding sequence ATGTCTGATAAATGTAATATAACCAGTCCACATGCCGAATCTGTTGTTGAAGCAGCAGGCCTTAACCAGGTGTTATTACAATTAACGGTCATTGATTGGTGCGGTAGTGATGAATTTGTTGGCTTTATTGACGATGTCGTCAAGGCCACAATAAAATCATTAACGCTTAAAAGTGTTGAGATCCATATTTTTGGCGACACGTTCGCTGAACTTACTTCGCTATTACCACAACATCTTACCCAGACACATCAAAACAATAATTTTGATGTGTCGGAATTATCACAGCTACATTCAGATCATGATGTTGTACGGATTATTGCTAAAGACGACTTTTTAAAGACGCTTAACTTGGTCGTACCACTGTTCAATAATAATATTTGTATTGGCGTGATGTATTTTAATGGCATCATCGAAAGTGATGTACCAGCACCTCATACTTTATCTTTTTGTCGAGCTATTGCGGCGTTAATTCAGCGTAATTTTCGCTTGATGGATAATGAGTTACGTTATGGCCTTTCTATGCTTAGCGCGAGCCAATCGCAAGATGAATTTCATCGTTTAGCATTTTTTGATTCGTTAACCGGACTGGCTAATCGCCGTTTGTTAAATCAAACCATTGAAGCGGAGTACCTGTTAGCGAAAAATAATGATGTGGTTGGTGCGTTGTTGTTTATCGACCTGGATTTTTTTAAAGCGATTAACGATTCTTTGGGGCATGCGGTCGGTGATGGCATCTTGGTTGAGGTTGCTGAACGCTTAAAAGAGATCCCAAGGGCTGAAGACTTTATAGCGCGCCTTGGTGGCGATGAATTTGTGATCTTATTGCCCGGTTTGTCGGAAAACCCAATGCATGCAGAGCAACATGCTAATTTACTGGCTGAGCAATTAATTGACCGTATTTCTGAACCGTATTTATACAAGGGCCAATCTTTGTATATTGGCGCAAGTATTGGTGTAACTTTGTTTCCAAGTAAGGGTCAGCAAGCTGATGATTTATTGCAGCAAGCTGATACCGCCATGTATCAAGCTAAATCAAATGGTCGTAAAAAAGTATCATTTTTTGATATCACCATGCAGCGTAAAGCCGATAAACGCTTACATATTTATAATTGTCTGAAAAGTGCGATTGCTAAGAATGAGTTATTTTTGCATTACCAACCTCAGCACATGGTGCAAAGTGGTGAGATCATTGGCGTTGAAGCATTAGTTCGTTGGCATTTAGACGGTAAAAAACTGATTTCACCAGCAGAATTTATTCCCATTGCTGAAGAGACCGATCTGATTATTGATATTGGTATTTGGGTGTTACAAGCCGCATGCCGTCAATTTGTCGAGTGGCGATCGCAAGGGATTGATGTACCGCAATTATCGGTCAATGTGAGTACCCGTCAGTTTCATGATCAAAACTTTGTTGATTCAATACTCATGGTATTAGATGAAACAGGCATGGACCCGATGCAATTGAACTTAGAGATCACAGAGTCTGTCGTGATTGAGCATGCCGAAGAAGCAATTCGTACAATGACAGATTTAAAGAATGTCGGTGTTAGTTTTGCTATTGATGACTTTGGCGCGGGTTATTCATCGCTGAGTTATTTAAAACGTTTACCGGCCAATGAATTAAAAATAGATCGCTCGTTTATTCAGAACATTCCGCTTAATGTCTCTGATATGGCGATTGTTGAAGCTGTTTTGGCGATGGCAAAACACATGGGCTTTAATGTGACCGCTGAAGGTGTTGAAAGTCGCCAGCAGTTGGAGTTTTTACAGCGTCAGGAATGCAGTTTTTATCAAGGGTTTTATGCAAGTAAACCGTTGTCGGCAGAACACCTCGCTCTCTACATCAAACGTCTGCAAGGATAG
- a CDS encoding chorismate mutase produces the protein MADLNDIRTRITTLDSNLLALLSERRELAIEVAKSKQSTSKPVRDQDREQQLLVRLINQGRELGLDSNYIMNIYHTVLEDSVLLQQAFLQQIKNPNAAVSVARVAFLGDKGSYSNLACKKYFARQDDSLVELGFPTFQKIISAVEKGQADYGMLPIENTSSGSINDVYDLLQHTSLSIVGELTQPIEHSLITTCDTDLSKIKTIYAHPQPFAQCSLFLSAHPHIKIEFVDSSSAAMAKVKELNNDTVAAIGSITGGELYGLVPIRTGLANQTENYSRFIVVARKPVDVAVQIPAKTTFTMSTGQQAGCLVEALLVLREQGVNMTKLESRPIQGNPWEEMFYIDVAANLQSENMQTVIKQLTRITNQLKVLGCYPSEDVAATDVPEDLL, from the coding sequence ATGGCAGACCTCAACGATATTAGAACTCGTATTACGACACTTGATAGCAACTTATTAGCATTACTATCCGAACGCAGAGAATTAGCCATCGAAGTGGCAAAGAGCAAGCAATCGACGAGTAAACCAGTACGTGACCAAGACCGTGAACAGCAATTATTAGTGCGTTTAATTAACCAAGGTCGTGAACTTGGCCTTGATAGCAACTACATCATGAACATTTATCACACAGTGCTTGAAGACTCAGTATTATTACAGCAAGCATTTTTACAACAAATCAAAAACCCTAACGCGGCGGTATCAGTTGCGCGAGTGGCATTCTTAGGTGATAAAGGTTCTTACTCTAACCTTGCATGTAAGAAATATTTTGCACGTCAAGACGACAGCTTAGTGGAATTAGGTTTCCCGACTTTCCAGAAAATCATCTCTGCAGTTGAAAAAGGCCAAGCTGATTACGGTATGCTACCAATCGAAAATACATCTTCGGGTAGTATTAATGATGTTTACGACTTATTACAGCACACAAGTTTATCGATTGTTGGTGAGCTAACTCAACCAATTGAGCATAGTTTAATCACCACTTGTGATACTGACTTATCGAAAATTAAAACGATCTACGCGCATCCACAACCATTTGCACAGTGTTCACTGTTTTTAAGTGCCCACCCACACATTAAAATTGAATTTGTGGATAGCTCATCAGCTGCAATGGCGAAAGTAAAAGAGTTAAACAACGATACAGTCGCAGCTATTGGTAGCATCACAGGTGGTGAATTGTACGGTCTGGTTCCAATTCGTACAGGCTTAGCAAATCAAACAGAAAACTACAGCCGCTTTATTGTCGTTGCACGTAAGCCTGTTGATGTTGCCGTACAAATTCCAGCTAAAACGACGTTTACAATGTCGACAGGTCAACAAGCTGGTTGTCTAGTAGAAGCATTATTAGTATTACGCGAACAAGGCGTAAACATGACTAAATTAGAATCACGCCCTATTCAAGGTAATCCTTGGGAAGAGATGTTCTATATTGATGTGGCGGCTAACTTACAATCAGAAAACATGCAGACGGTGATTAAACAACTAACACGCATAACCAACCAACTGAAAGTATTAGGTTGTTACCCAAGTGAAGACGTGGCTGCAACGGACGTACCAGAAGATTTGCTATAA
- a CDS encoding microcin C ABC transporter permease YejB: MWSYILRRCLLMIPTLLGIITLNFIIIQAAPGGPVEQSLAKLQGIESSATSRVDGNGQGEVKVNLNSGDAGQYRGAQGVDPEYIKELERLYGFDKPLRERYWKMLKSYVLFDFGDSFFRDSSVIDLVLDKLPVSISLGLWTTLLVYLISIPLGIKKAISHGSAFDVWSSSAVVIGFAIPNFLFALLLIVLFAGGSYFDWFPLRGLTSANFDELSTFEQIKDYFWHLALPVLASVISSFATLTLLTKNTFLDEINKQYVTTARAKGLSENQVLYGHVFRNAMLLVIAGLPAALISIFFTGSLMIEIIFSLDGLGLLGFESVINRDYPVVFGTLYIFTLMGLIIKLISDVTYMLIDPRINFEAQS; this comes from the coding sequence ATGTGGAGTTATATTTTACGTCGCTGTTTGTTAATGATCCCGACCTTGTTGGGTATCATCACGCTTAATTTTATTATTATTCAAGCGGCGCCTGGTGGCCCTGTTGAGCAGTCATTAGCTAAATTACAGGGGATTGAATCTTCAGCGACAAGTCGTGTTGACGGTAATGGTCAGGGCGAAGTCAAAGTGAATTTAAATAGCGGTGATGCAGGGCAGTACCGCGGTGCACAAGGTGTTGACCCTGAATATATTAAAGAGTTAGAGCGTTTATATGGCTTTGATAAACCTTTGCGTGAACGTTATTGGAAAATGCTAAAGAGCTATGTGCTATTTGATTTTGGCGATAGCTTTTTTCGTGACAGTTCGGTTATTGATTTAGTGTTGGATAAGTTGCCCGTTTCTATTTCATTAGGGCTGTGGACGACGCTCTTGGTGTATCTTATTTCGATACCGTTGGGCATTAAAAAAGCCATTTCCCATGGTTCAGCGTTTGATGTTTGGAGTTCCAGTGCCGTGGTGATTGGTTTCGCGATCCCTAATTTTTTATTCGCGTTATTACTCATCGTGTTGTTTGCCGGAGGCAGTTATTTTGATTGGTTTCCATTACGTGGGTTAACGTCGGCGAACTTCGATGAATTATCGACTTTCGAGCAAATTAAAGATTATTTTTGGCATTTGGCATTACCTGTTTTAGCGTCTGTGATCAGCAGTTTTGCCACTTTAACCTTACTGACTAAAAATACCTTTTTAGATGAAATTAATAAGCAATATGTGACCACAGCTAGAGCTAAAGGATTGAGCGAAAACCAAGTGTTATATGGGCATGTATTTCGTAATGCGATGTTATTGGTGATTGCTGGGTTACCGGCAGCTCTGATCAGTATTTTCTTTACTGGCTCCTTGATGATTGAAATTATCTTCTCACTCGATGGTTTAGGCTTATTAGGCTTTGAATCGGTGATTAATCGTGATTATCCTGTGGTGTTTGGCACCTTGTATATCTTTACGTTAATGGGGCTGATTATTAAGTTAATCAGTGATGTCACCTATATGTTGATTGATCCAAGGATTAATTTTGAGGCGCAATCATAA